In Clostridium sp. DL-VIII, the following proteins share a genomic window:
- a CDS encoding NADP-dependent oxidoreductase produces MITTIQKEKDISANTMKAIRFHEFGGPDVLRYEDVPRPELKTGEVLVRVHAIGINPPDWYMREGMKILPPEIRPTIPLPYIPGTDISGVVEAVAADVKDFSIGDDVFGMVRFPKPGSNAYAEYVAAPASDLALKPAGIDHVHAAAAPMSGLTAWQYMIDLGHNELNSLQLAPHRPVPLSGKTVLINGAGGGVGHFAVQLAKWKGAHVIAVASGAHETFLRELGADEFIDYTKNLPEDVVHDADLVIDTIGGPTTGRFLRTLKQGGALFPIFFGSADAEEVAKLSVTVSMLQVHSNGSQLAELALLLDSGTVRVAIDSTFPLADARKAHERAAHGHIQGKIVLTVV; encoded by the coding sequence TTCGATTCCATGAGTTCGGTGGTCCTGATGTGCTACGTTACGAGGATGTGCCGCGTCCTGAACTTAAGACAGGCGAGGTGCTCGTTCGAGTTCACGCAATCGGCATCAATCCACCAGACTGGTACATGCGTGAAGGGATGAAGATTCTTCCTCCCGAGATAAGGCCGACTATACCATTACCTTACATTCCAGGAACAGATATATCCGGAGTTGTTGAGGCTGTAGCTGCGGATGTGAAGGACTTTTCCATAGGCGACGACGTTTTCGGCATGGTTCGTTTCCCTAAACCTGGGAGTAATGCTTATGCAGAGTATGTTGCTGCTCCTGCGTCGGACCTAGCACTCAAACCTGCTGGCATCGATCACGTGCATGCAGCGGCGGCGCCGATGTCAGGGCTCACTGCGTGGCAGTACATGATTGATCTTGGGCATAATGAACTAAACTCCCTTCAACTGGCGCCGCATCGCCCGGTTCCGCTTAGCGGCAAGACTGTGCTTATAAATGGTGCTGGAGGCGGAGTGGGACATTTCGCCGTACAGCTGGCCAAATGGAAGGGGGCTCATGTCATAGCGGTGGCATCAGGTGCGCATGAGACGTTCCTTCGCGAACTTGGTGCAGACGAATTCATCGACTACACCAAGAACCTTCCTGAGGATGTCGTGCATGACGCTGATCTCGTTATCGACACCATTGGTGGTCCAACAACCGGTCGTTTCTTGCGCACACTCAAGCAGGGCGGCGCTTTGTTTCCGATTTTCTTTGGTTCTGCTGACGCTGAGGAGGTTGCAAAGCTTAGTGTAACAGTATCAATGCTCCAAGTCCACTCGAACGGTTCACAGCTCGCAGAATTGGCACTCTTACTTGATTCAGGCACAGTGCGCGTTGCAATTGACAGCACGTTCCCGCTTGCTGATGCTCGCAAGGCGCACGAGCGAGCTGCCCACGGGCATATCCAAGGCAAGATCGTGCTTACAGTTGTGTAA